GTGGAAACCTTCTATGGCCGCATCACCGGCAACTACCGGGTTGTGGACTCGCTTTCCACGCTGGCGTTCGATTACCCGCCGCGTGCCAAATTTTTCCGTCGCGAGTTGCAGCAATTTCTATTGCTGGTGCGCGAAGAAGGCATGGATGCAAACGATGCGACCGGCTCGTACGCCGGCGCAATGGGAGCCCCGCAGTTCATGCCCAGCAGTTTCCGCGCTTATGCCGTTGATGCCAGCGACGACGGCAAGCGCGATATCTGGTCAAACTGGACAGACGTCATAGGCAGCGTCGCCAATTATTTCGTCCGTCACAAGTGGCAGCCACAACAAGAAGTTGTCACGCGCGCCACACTGGCCGATACCTGGAACGGCGCCGCGCCCGACAATTCCCTCAAGACCACCGATACGGTTGCCTCGCTTCAGAGCAGTGGCGTGCAGTTTGCAACCGCACTGGACGACGATGCGGACAGTGCACTGCTGAAACTGGATGGCGACGGTGGCGACGAATACTGGGTCGGGTTCCACAATTTCTTCGTCATTACCCGCTACAACCGGAGCGTGATGTATGCGCTCGCGGTACACCAGCTGGGCCAGGAAATCGCGCTGGAAGTGCACAATGCAGCTGGCTGACTGGCGCAAGATTGGCACCCTGCTGCTGATCAGCGGGCTCAGCGCGTGCGCGAACCGACCTGAGGTCAGACCGGATACTGACAGCGGCCCCCGCGCCGGGTCCGCCGTACCGCGGACACTGCCGAGTGACCCTGTGCCGCGCGCAGAACCGGCCAGTCGTTACGGTAACGGCCCGATTTACGAGGTTTACGGCCAGCCGTACAAGGTCCTGGCCAGCAGCCATGGCTACAAGGAACGCGGCGTCGCCTCGTGGTACGGCAGAAAGTTTCACGGACGAATGACCTCCAGCCAGGAACCGTACGACATGCATCAGCTGACGGCAGCCCACAAGTCCCTGCCGTTGCCGACGTACGTCAAAGTGCGGAATCTGAAGAACAACAAGACCGTGATCGTACGGGTCAACGACCGCGGACCGTTCGTCGACAACCGCATCATCGATCTGTCGTACGCGGCAGCACGGCGTCTGGACATGGTGAACGACGGCACCAGCCTGGTCGAAGTGACCGCGATCAGTTTTGACGATCCGGCGGAACCGGCGACGGTGGCCGCCAGCCCCGGCGAATTGCCAGCGGCCGGCTCGGCCAGCAAGGTTTACGTGCAGGTCGGTGCCTTCGGCGAGCGTGACAATGCCGAGCGCCGCTACCGGATGCTGAACGGTCAGGGTATCGGCAATGCATTCGTACACCGTGACGAGACCAGCGATCCTGAGTTGTACCGGGTTCGGATAGGCCCGATTGATGATGTTGATCAATACGATGCCGTGGTCGCCCAATTGCAACGCCTGGGAATTTCGGACTCGCACATTGTCACGGAATGAACGAACGCCACGCAGTCGTGTCCCAAGCGAGCAAGTGACGTTACAATAAGCGGCTTTTAGCTATCCGCGACCGATACTATGCCCGTTCTCTCCAAGATTCTGCTCAGCCTGTCCCTGTTTATCGCCTTGCCACTTAGCGCGGCAGAACTGCCGGTGCCCTCACCGCCCGTCATTGGCGCGAAGAGTTACCACGTCATTGACAGCCAAACCGGCAGCGTAATCGCTACGCTGAATCCGGATGAACGGCTGGCGCCAGCAAGTCTGACCAAGCTGATGACCGGCTACGCGGTATTTCGTGCTCTGCAGGAAAATCAGTTGCGCCTCGACGATCAGGTGACAATCAGCGAGAAAGCCTGGCGGACACAGGGCTCGCGGATGTTCATCGAGGTCGGCAAGCGGGTTTCGGTTGAGGACCTGCTGCTCGGCATGATCGTCCAATCGGGTAACGACGCGAGCGTAGCACTGGCCGAACACGTTGCCGGTACGGAAGCCGTGTTCGCCGAGGTGATGAATCGTTATGCCGCGCAGCTCAAGATGCGTGGCACCCAGTTCAAGAACGCCACGGGCTTGCCGGATGAAGGCCACTACACAACGGCACGCGACATGGCGACGTTGGCTCGCGCGGTTGTTCGCGAGTTTCCGGAGTATTACCGCTGGTACTCCGTGCGGGAATTTACCTTCAACGACATTACTCAAAGCAATCGCAACTCGCTGCTGTGGCGTGACGAGAGTGTCGACGGCATGAAAACCGGGCACACCGATGACGCAGGTTATTGCCTGGTCTCCTCTGCCGTGCGCGATGGCATGCGTATCATCGCCGCTGTCATGGGCACCGCCAGCGCCAAAGCCCGGGTTGACGGTAGCCAGGCATTGCTGAACTACGGTTTCCGTTTCTTCGAAACCCGCTTGCTGTACGAAGCCGGCACCGAAGTCACCTCCGCCCGGGTGTGGAAATCGGCGAATCAATACTCAAAGCTGGGTGTATCGGAAGACCTCTACATTACGGTGCCGCGCGGCAGTTACGACAAACTGGAGTCTGTGCTGAATATTCCGAGCATGCTGGTCGCGCCAATCGCGCAGGGCCAGCCGGTTGCTGAATTGCAGATCAGCCTGAACGGAACCGCCCTGATGAAGGAACCATTGCGGGCGCTGGGCGAGAATCCGACCGGCTCAATCTGGCAGCGCGCGAGCGACAGCGTGCAGTTGTGGTTCGAATAGAGCGGCAGCGGAGATGAGCGACGAGAAACCGTCACTGCTGGAATTTCCCTGCGAATTCCCCATCAAGATGATGGGGCGGGACAGTGCCGAGTTCCAGACTACGGCGCGCCGTATTGTCGAACAGCATGCCGGACCTGTCAGCGACGAGGCCATTCGCACTTCACCGAGTCGCAACGGTCGGTTTATTTCGATAACCATCACCATCGATGCGGAAAGTCAGGCGCAACTGGATGCCATATACATCGACCTCAGCGCACACGATGACGTTCTTGTAGCGCTGTGAGTGCCGTAGCCAGCTCGCAGGAAACCCTGCCCATGACGATCCGCTCATTGGGCAGGCAAGATTACGAGCCACTGTGGCGGGCGATGCAGGCTTTGACCAACGTCCGCAGCGCGGCGACGGCCGACGAGATCTGGTTCACTGAGCACCCACCGGTATTCACGCTGGGCCTGAATGCCAGTCGCGAGCACCTGTTGGCGCCCGGAGACATTCCGGTGGTGCAAATAGACCGGGGCGGCCAGGTGACCTACCACGGACCCGGCCAGATGATGATCTACCCTTTGCTGGACATTCGCCGCGCCGGCATTGGTGTTCGCCCCCTGGTCACCGCCCTGGAGCGTGCCGTCATCCGCCTCGCCGCCGA
The DNA window shown above is from Woeseia oceani and carries:
- the lipB gene encoding lipoyl(octanoyl) transferase LipB, with amino-acid sequence MTIRSLGRQDYEPLWRAMQALTNVRSAATADEIWFTEHPPVFTLGLNASREHLLAPGDIPVVQIDRGGQVTYHGPGQMMIYPLLDIRRAGIGVRPLVTALERAVIRLAADFSIVAECRANAPGVYVGEKKLASVGLRIRRGASYHGMALNIEADLEPFSRINPCGYQGLELVNLRELGVTTPYAELESRLLQHLLAQLDLSDRQLNYVPSLPTS
- a CDS encoding D-alanyl-D-alanine carboxypeptidase family protein; amino-acid sequence: MPVLSKILLSLSLFIALPLSAAELPVPSPPVIGAKSYHVIDSQTGSVIATLNPDERLAPASLTKLMTGYAVFRALQENQLRLDDQVTISEKAWRTQGSRMFIEVGKRVSVEDLLLGMIVQSGNDASVALAEHVAGTEAVFAEVMNRYAAQLKMRGTQFKNATGLPDEGHYTTARDMATLARAVVREFPEYYRWYSVREFTFNDITQSNRNSLLWRDESVDGMKTGHTDDAGYCLVSSAVRDGMRIIAAVMGTASAKARVDGSQALLNYGFRFFETRLLYEAGTEVTSARVWKSANQYSKLGVSEDLYITVPRGSYDKLESVLNIPSMLVAPIAQGQPVAELQISLNGTALMKEPLRALGENPTGSIWQRASDSVQLWFE
- a CDS encoding septal ring lytic transglycosylase RlpA family protein, whose product is MRSRYTSWARKSRWKCTMQLADWRKIGTLLLISGLSACANRPEVRPDTDSGPRAGSAVPRTLPSDPVPRAEPASRYGNGPIYEVYGQPYKVLASSHGYKERGVASWYGRKFHGRMTSSQEPYDMHQLTAAHKSLPLPTYVKVRNLKNNKTVIVRVNDRGPFVDNRIIDLSYAAARRLDMVNDGTSLVEVTAISFDDPAEPATVAASPGELPAAGSASKVYVQVGAFGERDNAERRYRMLNGQGIGNAFVHRDETSDPELYRVRIGPIDDVDQYDAVVAQLQRLGISDSHIVTE
- a CDS encoding YbeD family protein codes for the protein MSDEKPSLLEFPCEFPIKMMGRDSAEFQTTARRIVEQHAGPVSDEAIRTSPSRNGRFISITITIDAESQAQLDAIYIDLSAHDDVLVAL
- the mltB gene encoding lytic murein transglycosylase B translates to MRDFIDEMVAEYDYDRTTLVKVLAGAESKSAIIDAISRPAERTLTWGDYRKIFMTPERIQAGADFWREHDATLRRISADTGVSIEILVGIIGVETFYGRITGNYRVVDSLSTLAFDYPPRAKFFRRELQQFLLLVREEGMDANDATGSYAGAMGAPQFMPSSFRAYAVDASDDGKRDIWSNWTDVIGSVANYFVRHKWQPQQEVVTRATLADTWNGAAPDNSLKTTDTVASLQSSGVQFATALDDDADSALLKLDGDGGDEYWVGFHNFFVITRYNRSVMYALAVHQLGQEIALEVHNAAG